The following proteins are co-located in the Bacteroidota bacterium genome:
- a CDS encoding helix-turn-helix transcriptional regulator, translated as MELDGRQFPNTIKRHRKINGYSQKRLAKKLGVSITHISLWENGKLLPGLINVLKLCVIFQVSPFDLYYDLLYAVSEDLYVSERKETDNTTMYENI; from the coding sequence ATGGAACTTGATGGTCGACAATTTCCGAATACGATTAAACGACATCGAAAAATTAACGGTTACTCCCAAAAACGATTAGCAAAGAAACTCGGTGTGAGCATTACCCATATTTCCCTTTGGGAAAACGGTAAGTTGCTCCCCGGACTAATCAATGTACTCAAGCTCTGCGTCATCTTCCAAGTCAGCCCCTTTGACCTGTACTATGACCTCTTGTATGCAGTCAGCGAAGATTTATATGTATCTGAACGGAAGGAAACCGATAACACTACCATGTATGAAAATATATGA